In one Leishmania mexicana MHOM/GT/2001/U1103 complete genome, chromosome 19 genomic region, the following are encoded:
- a CDS encoding putative protein kinase: MSARRSRLRRVRWLPHQRIVVLKEVDLWAEDCVTEDVDVVAERLWRMRVDASRNGRAQYLAEYLALHVDSSRHYQWLLKSYGPSLRDVLLTPSLTSFTEERCKGVLRCVLLALDQLHRVSMYVHADVSLGNVLTSPTSCDDVVLGDLESVSPIGAVPSACLGSYLFMAPERLVDGALPLAPHDDIWAFGVVCYNLLTWEVTHPWCVLGTKSDHSENYWAFLDLMSKAKDVPPCQLLLQSPLSRCSKEALAFVALCLSWDPACRPSAAELLQHSWLLSP; the protein is encoded by the coding sequence ATGAGCGCACGTCGCAGTCGACTCCGCCGCGTTCGGTggctgccgcaccagcgcatcGTGGTGCTCAAAGAGGTCGATTTGTGGGCCGAGGACTGCGTAACAGAGGATGTGGACGTCGTTGCGGAGAGGCTTTGGCGGATGCGCGTAGATGCGAGCCGCAACGGCAGAGCACAGTACTTGGCCGAGTACCTGGCCCTCCATGTCGACTCCTCGCGCCACTATCAGTGGCTCCTCAAAAGCTACGGCCCTTCGCTTCGGGACGTGTTGCTCACTCCCTCCCTGACTTCCTTCACAGAGGAGCGCTGCAAAGGCGTGCTGCGCTGTGTCCTCCTGGCGCTCGATCAGCTGCACCGAGTGTCCATGTACGTGCACGCCGACGTTAGCCTCGGCAATGTCTTGACTTCACCGACGAGCTGTGACGACGTTGTGTTGGGGGACTTGGAGAGCGTGAGCCCGATCGGTGCGGTGCCTAGTGCGTGTCTTGGGTCATACCTCTTCATGGCGCCGGAGAGACTGGTGGACGGCGCACTGCCCCTCGCCCCGCACGACGACATTTGGGCGTTCGGCGTCGTTTGCTACAACCTGCTAACCTGGGAAGTGACGCATCCATGGTGCGTTCTAGGGACGAAGTCCGATCACTCAGAGAACTACTGGGCCTTCTTGGACCTCATGTCGAAGGCGAAGGACGTGCCGCCGTGCCAGCTTCTGTTGCAGTCGCCCCTGTCACGGTGCTCCAAAGAGGCGCTGGCGTTTGTTGCGTTATGTTTGAGTTGGGACCCGGCATGTCGCCCTTCTGCTGCGGAGCTGCTACAGCACAGCTGGCTGCTTTCCCCATGA
- a CDS encoding inosine-5'-monophosphate dehydrogenase: MATNNANYRIKTIKDGCTAEELFQGDGLTYNDFIILPGFIDFGASDVNISGQFTKRIRLHIPIVSSPMDTITENEMAKTMALMGGVGVLHNNCTVERQVEMVKSVKAYRNGFISKPKSVPPNTPISKIIRIKEEKGISGILVTENGDPHGKLLGIVCTKDIDYVKNKDTPVSAVMTRREKMTVERAPIQLEEAMDVLNRSRYGYLPIVNENGEVVNLCSRRDAVRARDYPHSTLDKSGRLICAAATSTRPEDKRRVAALAEVGVDVLVLDSSQGNTIYQIAFIKWVKSTYPHLEVVAGNVVTQDQAKNLIDAGADGIRIGMGSGSICITQEVLACGRPQGTAVYKVAQYCASRGVPCTADGGLRQVGDICKALAIGANCAMLGGMLSGTTETPGEYFFKGGVRLKVYRGMGSLEAMNQGKESGKRYLSENEAVQVAQGVSGSVVDKGSAAKLIAYVSKGLQQSAQDIGEISFDAIREKMYAGQVLFSRRSPTAQGEGGVHSLHSYEKKLFAAKM; this comes from the coding sequence ATGGCGACCAACAACGCGAACTACCGTATCAAGACCATCAAGGATGGCTGCACCGCCGAGGAGCTGTTCCAGGGTGATGGGCTGACGTACAATGACTTTATTATTCTGCCGGGCTTCATCGACTTTGGCGCTTCCGATGTGAACATCTCTGGCCAGTTCACGAAGCGCATCCGCCTCCACATCCCGATCGTGTCGTCGCCGATGGACACCATCACGGAGAACGAGATGGCGAAGACAATGGCACTCATGGGCGGCGTCGGGGTGCTGCACAACAACTGCACGGTGGAGCGGCAAGTAGAGATGGTGAAGTCGGTGAAGGCGTACCGCAACGGATTCATCTCCAAGCCCAAGTCGGTGCCGCCGAACACCCCCATCAGCAAGATCATCCGCAtcaaggaggagaaggggatCAGTGGCATTCTTGTGACGGAGAACGGCGACCCGCACGGCAAGCTGCTTGGCATCGTGTGCACGAAGGATATCGACTACGTAAAGAACAAGGACACACCGGTATCGGCGGTTATGACGCGACGCGAGAAGATGACGGTGGAGCGTGCACCGATCCAGCTGGAAGAGGCAATGGACGTGCTGAACCGCAGCCGCTACGGATACCTGCCCATTGTGAATGAGAACGGCGAGGTCGTCAATCTCTGCTCCCGTCGCGATGCTGTCCGCGCGCGTGACTACCCGCACAGCACACTGGACAAGAGCGGTCGACTCAtctgcgctgccgcgaccTCAACGCGCCCGGAGGACAAGCGGCGAGTGGCAGCCCTGGCGGAAGTCGGCGTTGATGTTCTGGTTCTGGACAGCTCTCAGGGCAACACGATCTACCAGATCGCCTTCATCAAGTGGGTCAAGTCGACGTATCCGCACCTCGAGGTGGTGGCAGGAAATGTGGTGACGCAAGATCAGGCGAAGAACCTCATTGATGCCGGCGCGGACGGTATTCGCATCGGCATGGGCAGCGGGAGCATCTGCATCACTCAGGAGGTTCTAGCTTGCGGTCGTCCTCAGGGCACGGCGGTGTACAAGGTGGCGCAGTACTGCGCATCTCGCGGCGTTCCGTGTACCGCTGACGGCGGTCTTCGCCAGGTCGGCGACATCTGCAAGGCGCTCGCCATCGGTGCCAACTGCGCGATGCTTGGCGGCATGTTGAGTGGCACGACTGAGACGCCTGGGGAGTACTTCTTCAAGGGCGGCGTGCGGCTGAAGGTGTACCGCGGCATGGGTAGCCTGGAGGCGATGAACCAGGGCAAGGAGTCCGGCAAGCGCTACCTCTCCGAGaacgaggcggtgcaggtTGCACAGGGCGTGTCGGGGAGCGTCGTGGATAAGGGCTCTGCCGCGAAGCTCATCGCCTACGTCTCGAAAGGGCTCCAGCAGTCGGCGCAGGACATCGGCGAGATCAGCTTCGACGCGATTCGCGAGAAGATGTACGCTGGCCAGGTACTTTTCAGCCGCCGCTCCCCCACGGCCCAGGGCGAGGGTGGCGTGCACTCGCTTCACAGCTACGAGAAGAAGCTGTTTGCAGCCAAGATGTAA
- a CDS encoding putative ATG8/AUT7/APG8/PAZ2 produces the protein MSSRVAGSYKKAHTLEARLRDAEKVRERAPDRILVICEKAENSPVPDLDKSKFLVPPDATVGGFLVSIRRRITMEAEKALFLFVGDSVPANSTLMSDLFNRYKDEDGFLYVTYSGENTYGWRGLH, from the coding sequence ATGTCTTCCAGAGTAGCTGGGTCGTACAagaaggcgcacacgctggaggcgcgcctgcgcgaTGCGGAAAAAGTCCGTGAGCGTGCCCCCGATCGCATTCTCGTGATTTGCGAGAAGGCGGAAAACTCACCCGTTCCTGATCTGGACAAGAGCAAGTTCTTGGTACCGCCGGACGCGACTGTTGGCGGCTTTCTCGTGAGCATCCGTCGTCGCATCACCATGGAGGCCGAGAAGGCGCTCTTTCTCTTTGTGGGTGACAGCGTTCCGGCAAACAGCACTCTCATGAGCGACCTCTTCAATCGCTATAAGGATGAGGACGGGTTCTTGTACGTCACGTACTCTGGCGAGAACACGTACGGCTGGCGGGGTCTGCACTAG
- a CDS encoding putative potassium voltage-gated channel produces MHRIVKVNVGGRYFQTRLSTLLRFPDTAFAKMFAGLASASALPSTPSPPPQPTESEDVFVDANPDVFEKVLGFLRTNRIQLPLNDEGLRAELVHHLNSWDLMPHAFPASAADGAVEGEEAHLIELPDVCVVQLCDHMQHDQGVKRHAMTITYGADGFQLRKLTQMIRRDLNQQLSSTYWQCYQTNERAAFFATTKVANGAADILTTSITQQVVQHTERLGYHLATSYVTLSPDVVHTSVRMLIHNFIFRRVRLPALEPADEASLLGDEGEEVETYQNFESRPVGPQKVQWADSPSRPPAQDISTDLWK; encoded by the coding sequence ATGCACCGAATCGTCAAGGTCAACGTCGGGGGCCGTTACTTCCAGACGCGGCTCTCCACGCTGCTCCGCTTCCCCGACACAGCGTTTGCCAAGATGTTCGCGGGACTGGCATCGGCGAGCGCCTTACCGTCCactccatcgccgccgccgcagcccaCAGAGAGCGAGGATGTGTTTGTGGATGCTAACCCCGACGTCTTTGAGAAGGTTCTGGGGTTTCTGCGCACCAACCGCATCCAGCTGCCTTTGAATGACGAGGGTCTGCGTGCGGAGCTCGTCCACCATCTCAATTCCTGGGACCTCATGCCGCATGCCTTCCCTGCGTCTGCTGCAGACGGTGCCgtggaaggggaggaggctcATCTCATCGAACTCCccgacgtgtgcgtggtgcaGCTGTGCGACCACATGCAGCACGACCAAGGTGTGAAGCGCCACGCCATGACTATCACCTACGGCGCCGACGGCTTTCAGCTCCGAAAACTCACGCAGATGATCCGCCGAGACCTGAATCAGCAGCTCTCTTCCACTTACTGGCAGTGCTACCAAACCAACGAGCGGGCGGCCTTCTTTGCGACCACCAAGGTGGccaacggcgccgcggacatcctcaccacctccatcacGCAGCAAGTTGTCCAGCACACGGAGAGACTCGGCTACCACTTGGCCACCTCATATGTGACTCTGAGCCCCGATGTTGTGCACACGAGCGTGCGCATGCTCATCCACAACTTTATCTTTCGACGGGTGCGACTCCCTGCCTTGGAGCCTGCAGATgaagcgtcgctgctgggcgatgagggggaggaggtggagacgTACCAGAACTTTGAGTCGCGCCCTGTGGGCCCGCAAAAGGTGCAGTGGGCAGACTCGCCATCGAGGCCGCCGGCACAGGACATCTCCACTGACCTTTGGAAGTAA
- a CDS encoding choline/Carnitine o-acyltransferase-like protein, with protein MAEAFLSQQPHPACQTRDAGSSVMQMRVSWTCNGLDVHVPPLRYIWRGVYRSILDNIDKVSAMVYPIPFSCVVACAAGSCVCVWYVPQTSWVHTNPASTWLRYFDSIVTPLSRYLPPSFQAPVLCAKAWTVTLAAATVLHRFALRRLLQYKGWMLERNPQKPSWRTRVWSLVMRAFFTRPSIPKTRVYGSCLPSVPLPSLQQTVSSYLSSMRSLYHQKDSDVNEWLELRRSAESFLLNEGPSLQMHLRLQNVMGHSYVPELWTRNVFLAARDSLCLHSNFYTVPFSTHLPTTLPEARAAVLIYLLMQLKGRIERRTLCPNFIGPRDCVPLSMDQYSMAFNTTRIPGREVDVLEHRGERENSYVVILHRGRIYRMPVIDPQTGRQLTPHQLEVMLHQLLLEVEEEVSTGRDESEEDDAEDTLETLGKKRSYRVVEALLPALTTASRAQWADVRTSYLLHDSSNNGPLRIIEKALFVVSFDERCGTAVPSKASSAVDEVKRLSMNCAHYLCGNGSNLWCDKSFNLVVRSDGHVGLHVEHSWSDMSTFLGLFEHVSAQEESADLWYDTETGHAKKLPEDKRRAKPFRAPNIDNPLCPKRLRFTIHKKLAAAIRQAHTEFLLNTSLQVDLHVVRYSGYGSEVPKSMGCSPDAWAQMAIQLAHYVDQGGHFSLVYESVPQRMFAKGRTEAVRSVTDVSSAFVKAMTSTGGEDDAMSAEEKRALLIDACANHQRAVQEAVAGGGVDRHLFALFMASASQETPSDFLTAALRKTKWKVSTAQAHQRNLLDRLHPAGGGSCYHETPGFGFGPVSPDGYGISYCFCANEVLYVTITSYKNCDATSSRTLGNHMTRALDMLGALSASGRDDSASR; from the coding sequence ATGGCAGAGGCGTTCTTGAgtcagcagccgcacccggCGTGCCAGACGAGGGACGCAGGGTCTTCTGTAATGCAGATGCGCGTTTCGTGGACGTGCAACGGCCTGGATGTCCACGTCCCACCTCTGCGGTATATTTGGCGTGGCGTGTACCGTTCCATCCTGGACAACATCGACAAAGTCTCCGCAATGGTGTACCCCATTCCCTTCTCGTGCGTTGTCGCCTGCGCTGCCGggtcgtgcgtgtgcgtctggtATGTGCCGCAGACGTCCTGGGTGCACACCAACCCAGCTAGCACGTGGCTGCGCTACTTCGACTCCATCGTGACACCTCTCTCGCGGTACCTCCCTCCGTCCTTCCAGGCACCCGTGCTCTGCGCAAAGGCGTGGACCGTCAcgctcgccgcggcgacggtgctgcaccgcttTGCCTTGCGCAGGCTGCTGCAGTACAAGGGATGGATGCTGGAGAGAAACCCCCAAAAGCCGTcttggcgcacgcgcgtgtggtCGCTGGTCATGCGCGCCTTTTTCACTCGCCCGTCCATCCCAAAGACAAGAGTGTACGGGAGCTGCCTTCCCAGCGTACCGTTGCCCTCGTTGCAGCAGACGGTGAGCAGCTACCTATCTAGCATGCGTTCCCTTTACCATCAAAAGGACAGCGACGTAAACGAGTggctggagctgcgccggTCCGCTGAGTCCTTCCTGCTCAACGAAGGCCCGTCACTGCAGATGCACCTGCGGCTGCAGAATGTGATGGGCCACAGCTACGTGCCTGAGTTGTGGACCCGCAACGTCTTCCTTGCCGCGCGTGACTCGCTGTGTCTGCACTCGAACTTTTACACCGTTCCTTTTTCGACGCACCTGCCCACCACTCTCCCcgaggcgcgcgctgcggttCTTATTTACCTGCTGATGCAGCTGAAGGGTCGCATTGAGCGCCGTACGTTGTGCCCCAACTTCATCGGCCCTCGTGATTGTGTGCCCTTGTCTATGGACCAGTACTCGATGGCGTTTAACACAACTCGCATTCCAGGACGTGAGGTAGACGTCCTCGAGCATCGTGGGGAGCGGGAGAACAGCTACGTCGTCATTCTGCACCGCGGTCGCATTTATCGAATGCCGGTCATTGACCCGCAGACGGGGCGCCAGCTCACCCCGCATCAACTGGAGGTGAtgctgcaccagctgctcttggaggtggaggaggaggtgagcacCGGCCGCGACGAGTctgaggaggacgacgcggaggaCACGCTGGAGACGCTCGGGAAGAAGCGCTCATACCGCGTagtggaggcgctgctgcctgccCTGACCACCGCATCCCGTGCCCAGTGGGCCGACGTGCGTACTAGCTATCTGCTTCACGACTCCAGCAACAACGGCCCCTTGCGCATAATCGAGAAGGCGCTATTCGTGGTCAGCTTTGATGAGCGATGCGGGACGGCAGTGCCTTCAAAGGCGAGCTCGGCCGTGGACGAGGTGAAGCGCCTCTCCATGAACTGCGCTCACTACCTCTGCGGCAACGGCTCCAACCTGTGGTGCGACAAGAGCTTCAATCTCGTCGTCCGCTCTGATGGGCACGTTGGCCTGCACGTGGAGCACTCGTGGAGTGACATGTCCACGTTTCTCGGGCTCTTCGAGCACGTGTCTGCGCAGGAGGAGTCTGCCGATCTCTGGTACGACACGGAAACCGGACACGCAAAGAAGCTGCCGGAGGACAAGCGTCGTGCCAAGCCGTTCCGTGCACCCAACATCGACAACCCGCTGTGCCcgaagcggctgcgcttcACCATCCACAAAAAGCTGGCCGCTGCTATTCGCCAGGCGCACACAGAGTTTCTCCTCAACACCAGCTTGCAGGTGGACCTCCACGTCGTGCGGTACAGCGGGTACGGCAGTGAGGTCCCCAAGAGCATGGGATGCAGTCCCGATGCGTGGGCCCAAATGGCCATTCAGCTCGCCCACTACGTTGATCAGGGAGGGCACTTCAGCCTTGTGTACGAGTccgtgccgcagcgcatgTTTGCGAAGGGTaggacggaggcggtgcgcagTGTTACTGACGTGAGTAGCGCCTTTGTGAAGGCGATGACCTCCACTGGAGGTGAGGATGATGCTATGTCtgcagaggagaagcgagcaCTGTTGATCGACGCCTGCGCCAATCACCAGCGCGCCGTGCAGGAGGCCGTGGCGGGAGGTGGAGTGGACAGGCATCTCTTTGCGCTGTTCATGGCGAGTGCTAGCCAGGAAACACCTTCCGACTTCCTTACCGCTGCCCTTCGCAAGACGAAGTGGAAGGTGAGCACCGCTCAGGCCCATCAACGCAACCTGCTCGACCGACTCCACCCTGCaggtggcggcagctgctATCACGAGACGCCTGGGTTCGGCTTTGGCCCTGTATCTCCCGATGGCTACGGTATCTCCTACTGTTTCTGTGCCAACGAGGTGCTCTACGTCACTATCACATCCTACAAGAACTGCGACGCCACGTCGTCGCGCACCCTCGGCAACCACATGACGAGGGCTCTCGATATGCTGGGCGCGCTCAGCGCGTCTGGTCGCGACGACTCAGCATCTCGCTGA
- a CDS encoding ATP-dependent zinc metallopeptidase, with product MDPLQREASRNSEEGAAGGKGSSYFRGFFDAEKRRKVVNHDPTVGQAIGGAVVMALPVALIIVLVMRRRARLAAQAGSGAAPKEGGFFSEMQKMMRQTVNPMGEKDFKVSVKDTKFSDVIGIPEALAEVQQYVNFLKMPQVFTRLGGRLPKGCILTGEPGTGKTLLAKAVAGEANVPFYSCSGSDFIEVYAGSGPKRVRELFAAAKKDAPSVIFIDEIDAVGSRSSGNGAMGLSSEENRTINQLLAELDGLQSNEAVVVFAGTNFVDSLDKALLREGRFDRKVEIPMPDRQARQDLFRHYLSRIACEDAISLSKKLAELTPGVSPATIAAIVNEGALSAAIKDKAAVTAVDLLPAIDDVLIGKKHRSRMSDDAARRVALHESGHALVAWLLPEQTDVVKISITPRGPAGGFTQQVGREVLDMATEFSLFTDICVMLGGRLAEMTQHESLTTGAQDDYQRATQTAIREFLAFGMSRQVGLLSYEPQRLTEGRMHQKHSEAAHKMAEEEAARLVAAASDHVKVLLRSHDAVLRKLAASLFERKELLREDIEAIVGPRPGTSSAVSEQTRAALRRFVDASEAAALQRQTAREAMCATLSTA from the coding sequence ATGGATCCTCTGCAAAGGGAGGCGTCCAGAAAcagcgaggagggggcggcggggggaaAGGGGTCCTCCTACTTCCGCGGCTTCTTTGACGCAGAGAAGCGCCGCAAGGTGGTCAACCATGACCCTACGGTAGGCCAGGCCAttggcggcgccgttgtAATGGCACTCCCGGTGGCGCTCATCATTGTTTTAGTGATGCGtcgacgcgcgcgcctcgccGCTCAGGCGGGATccggcgccgcgccgaaGGAGGGCGGCTTCTTCAGCGAGATGCAGAAAATGATGCGACAGACTGTTAATCCAATGGGTGAGAAGGATTTCAAGGTGTCGGTGAAGGACACGAAGTTCAGCGACGTCATTGGTATACCAGAGGCACTGGCAGAAGTACAGCAGTACGTCAACTTCCTGAAGATGCCGCAGGTTTTCACCCGGCTTGGCGGCCGCCTACCGAAGGGTTGTATTCTCACAGGAGAGCCCGGCACCGGCAAGACGCTGCTCGCAAAGGCGGTGGCTGGTGAGGCGAATGTTCCCTTCTACAGCTGCAGTGGCTCTGACTTCATCGAGGTATACGCCGGCTCCGGACCAAAGCGAGTACGCGAGCTCTTCGCGGCAGCCAAGAAAGATGCCCCGTCTGTTATCTTCATCGACGAGATCGACGCCGTCGGCTCGCGCAGCAGTGGGAACGGTGCGATGGGTCTCAGCAGCGAGGAGAATCGAACCATCAATCAACTGCTGGCCGAGTTGGACGGGCTGCAATCAAACGAGGCGGTCGTCGTGTTTGCGGGTACGAACTTTGTGGACAGCCTAGACAAggcactgctgcgcgaggGCCGCTTTGACCGCAAGGTCGAGATCCCGATGCCGGACAGGCAGGCTCGCCAGGACCTCTTCCGCCACTATCTTAGCCGCATCGCCTGCGAGGATGCCATCTCGCTCTCGAAGAAACTGGCCGAGCTGACTCCTGGCGTGTCACCAGCCACCATCGCAGCCATCGTCAACGAGGGTGCTctcagcgccgccatcaaGGACAaagccgccgtcaccgccgtggACCTCCTCCCCGCGATCGACGACGTACTCATCGGCAAGAAGCACCGCAGTCGCATGAGCGACGATGCTGCGAGAAGGGTGGCACTACACGAGAGCGGCCACGCACTTGTGGCATGGCTGCTCCCGGAGCAGACAGACGTGGTCAAGATCTCCATCACGCCGCGCGGCCCCGCCGGAGGCTTCACCCAGCAGGTCGGCCGCGAGGTGTTGGACATGGCGACGGAGTTTTCGCTCTTCACGGACATTTGCGTCATGCTGGGTGGACGGCTGGCGGAGATGACGCAGCACGAGTCCCTCACCACCGGTGCTCAGGACGACTACCAGCGGGCGACTCAGACAGCTATCCGTGAGTTCCTGGCGTTTGGCATGTCTCGCCAGGTTGGTCTCCTCTCGTACGAACCGCAGCGACTCACCGAGGGCCGCATGCACCAGAAGCACTCGGAGGCAGCGCATAagatggcggaggaggaggcggcccGGCtggtcgctgccgcgtctgATCACGTGAAGGTGCTCTTGCGGTCTCATGATGCAGTACTGCGGAAGCTAGCGGCTTCGCTCTTCGAGAggaaggagctgctgcgcgaggatATAGAGGCAATTGTGGGACCGCGCCCTGGAACCAGCTCGGCCGTGTCGGAGCAGACGCGTGCGGCGCTTCGCCGCTTCGTCGACGCGTCTgaagccgcagcgctgcaacgCCAGACTGCAAGAGAGGCGATGTGTGCCACCCTTTCTACTGCGTAA